One genomic region from Gossypium hirsutum isolate 1008001.06 chromosome D13, Gossypium_hirsutum_v2.1, whole genome shotgun sequence encodes:
- the LOC107919488 gene encoding UPF0481 protein At3g47200 isoform X1: MEQMGRSSPEMTPSHSDIEKGDVKHGVCSSQEEMTPENSDNPPSQEEESTIIFKVPHRLREVNENAYEPNVISIGPYHYRKPHLARMEDFKKWWFKKFVEKPHLGLHQFREAIRPLEGKIRNCYERPLHPDLDKDEKIDKEKFVDMMVYDGCFVVQLILEDHQYDWKLGQYISAEIFQDLLLLENQLPFFVLLELYSMINPNPGPRGHFNVLATSALNFSAKIPAPYP, translated from the exons ATGGAACAGATGGGAAGAAGCTCGCCTGAGATGACGCCTTCGCATTCTGATATAGAGAAAGGTGATGTTAAGCATGGAGTTTGCTCCTCCCAAGAG GAAATGACTCCAGAGAATAGCGACAATCCACCTTCTCAAGAAGAG GAAAGTACTATAATTTTCAAAGTGCCTCATCGCCTACGTGAAGTAAATGAAaatgcctacgaaccaaatgtgATTTCAATTGGCCCCTATCATTACCGTAAGCCCCACTTGGCCAGGATGGAAGATTTCAAAAAGTGGTGGTTTAAGAAGTTTGTTGAGAAACCCCACCTTGGTCTCCACCAATTTCGAGAGGCAATCAGACCCTTGGAAGGAAAAATTCGCAATTGCTATGAACGACCTCTTCATCCTGACCTTGATAAAGATGAAAAAATTGATAAAGAAAAATTTGTAGATATGATGGTGTATGATGGATGCTTTGTTGTTCAGCTAATCCTGGAGGATCATCAGTATGATTGGAAACTGGGACAATATATTTCTGCTGAGATATTCCAGGATTTATTACTTCTAGAAAACCAGCTTCCTTTCTTTGTGCTTTTGGAGTTGTATAGCATGATAAACCCAAATCCTGGACCTAGAGGACATTTTAATGTCTTGGCTACATCTGCTCTTAATTTTTCGGCAAAGATTCCTGCTCCTTACCCATAA
- the LOC107919488 gene encoding UPF0481 protein At3g47200 isoform X2 has translation MGRSSPEMTPSHSDIEKGDVKHGVCSSQEEMTPENSDNPPSQEEESTIIFKVPHRLREVNENAYEPNVISIGPYHYRKPHLARMEDFKKWWFKKFVEKPHLGLHQFREAIRPLEGKIRNCYERPLHPDLDKDEKIDKEKFVDMMVYDGCFVVQLILEDHQYDWKLGQYISAEIFQDLLLLENQLPFFVLLELYSMINPNPGPRGHFNVLATSALNFSAKIPAPYP, from the exons ATGGGAAGAAGCTCGCCTGAGATGACGCCTTCGCATTCTGATATAGAGAAAGGTGATGTTAAGCATGGAGTTTGCTCCTCCCAAGAG GAAATGACTCCAGAGAATAGCGACAATCCACCTTCTCAAGAAGAG GAAAGTACTATAATTTTCAAAGTGCCTCATCGCCTACGTGAAGTAAATGAAaatgcctacgaaccaaatgtgATTTCAATTGGCCCCTATCATTACCGTAAGCCCCACTTGGCCAGGATGGAAGATTTCAAAAAGTGGTGGTTTAAGAAGTTTGTTGAGAAACCCCACCTTGGTCTCCACCAATTTCGAGAGGCAATCAGACCCTTGGAAGGAAAAATTCGCAATTGCTATGAACGACCTCTTCATCCTGACCTTGATAAAGATGAAAAAATTGATAAAGAAAAATTTGTAGATATGATGGTGTATGATGGATGCTTTGTTGTTCAGCTAATCCTGGAGGATCATCAGTATGATTGGAAACTGGGACAATATATTTCTGCTGAGATATTCCAGGATTTATTACTTCTAGAAAACCAGCTTCCTTTCTTTGTGCTTTTGGAGTTGTATAGCATGATAAACCCAAATCCTGGACCTAGAGGACATTTTAATGTCTTGGCTACATCTGCTCTTAATTTTTCGGCAAAGATTCCTGCTCCTTACCCATAA